The Pseudoalteromonas carrageenovora IAM 12662 DNA window TTACCTAGGTAGAGCGTTAAAAAAGGCTTTCTAAGACCGATTTTAGCGTAATTTAAGGTCAGTTTAAATCTACAAAACACTAGTATTCGTACATTATTAGGTATATCCTGCAATATTATGTATTTATTATCTTGACAGCAGAAAAAGGCACGTTATGGTTCACGTGGTTCGCACGCTCCCCAAAAAACACAAATTGCTTATATTAGGTTTGGTTTCTGCTATTGTTGGCTTAGCCTTTCTTCCTTCTGAAAAAGCCACTGCATCCAAAGACAATAGTGCAAATGCACTAGAGATTGGTAAACGCTACGAGTTACAAGTAAAAGTTGATGGCAACGAAAAATTAACTGAGCTAAATTCAGAGCAAGCAGCAGAAAAGTTACCAGAATACGACTTTGTCGATCATAAAGTTAAAAATGGCGACAATTTAGCAATTATCTTCAAGCGAGCTGGCTTTTCAGCGCAAACGCTTCATAAACTAATTAACACTAATGCAGAAACACGTAAACTAACCAAAATTCACCCCGGTGAAGTACTTAGTTTTGCTACATCTGAAGATGGCTCTTTAGCACAATTGCGTTACGTAATTTCAAAAACCGATACGCTGTTTGTTACATTAAATGACGAAGGTAACTACGATACAGCAATCGACAGCAAAGAAATTGAAACACTTACCAAAACCGCTGGCGGTGAAATATCTAACAATTTTTGGACGTCTGCAATTGCAGCTGGTTTAAGTGAACGCCAAATAATGAACTTTGCGGATATTTTTGGTTGGGATGTCGATTTTGCAAACGACATTCGCAAAAATGATCAGTTTGGTTTAATTTACGAGTCTCACTATGTTGATGGCGAGTTTATTGGTACTGGTAAAATTATTGCCGCTGAATTTATTAACCAAGGTCAGCGCTTTGCAGCTATTCGCCACACCGACGGCAATTTTTATACGCCCGAAGGTCGTAGCATGAAAAAAGCATTTTTACGCGCGCCGGTAAACTTTAAATATATTAGCTCAAGCTTTAACCCTAAGCGTTTACATCCAGTTACCGGGCAAGTAAGAGCTCATCGCGGTATTGACTACGCAGCACGTACAGGCACGCCTGTAGTTGCATCAGGTAACGGTAAAGTAATTAAAGCAGGTTACAGCAAATATAACGGTAATTATGTATTTATCAGCCATGGTACACAGTACGTAACTAAGTACTTACACCTTAACAAAAAACTGGTTAAAACCGGCCAAAAAGTTAAGCAAGGCGATAAAATTGGTACTGTTGGTTCAACAGGTCGCGTAACAGGCGCTCACTTACACTATGAGTTTTTAGTTAACGGTGTTCACCGTAACCCGAAAACCGTTAAGCTTCCGAAGTCAGAGCCACTACCTCGCTCAGAGCTTGCTAAGTTTAAACCTATTGCTGATAACTTTATTGCACAGCTAGAGCGCAATCGCGAACTACAGCTAGCACTTAAGTAACGTTAAGTTATAGATAATAAAAAAGCCTTTGCTGGGTAACCCGCAAAGGCTTTTTTCGTGTTTTTTATTAGTTCATTTATTAGTTCATTTATTAGTTCATTTATTAGTTCATTTATTAGTTCATTAATACATAAATAAGCTGCACTACTATAGACACCATAACAAGCGGCCAAATATATTTGCTGTATTTGGTTGCTCCCTCCAGCCCCATTTTACTTTGATACTTTTCTAGTAACGGAATAAGCACTGCTAGGGCTACAAACAAGCAAATTAAAATAACAAATATGTTCATAGCGATTCCTACGGCAACTCATGACCTTTAGCACTTACGTAAAGTGCATACCAATGTTCGCGGCTTAGCTCTACGTTTACAGCATCACAAGACGCTGCAATTCGCTTAGCGTTAGTTGTGCCAATAATTGGCTGTATAGATGCAGGATGGCGTAACAACCATGCTAGTACGATAGCTTCTGGCGAAGTTTCGTAAAGTGCGGCAAGTTTATTAACTAGTATGCTGGTATTTATATCGGCTTGCGATGCATTTGATAAGTCGCTTCCTGTATATAAACCTTGGCACAAACTACCCCAACTTTGTATTTGAATATCAAAATGGCGGCAATATTCAACACTGCCAGGGGTAAAGTTTAGGTCTTTACCATCAGCATTGCCTGCATAAACACCTTCATCAACAAACTGGTGTTTTTGTAAGCTTGCTTCAATTTGATTAGCCACTATTGGCATATCGAGTGCATGCTGTAAAAAGTTCATCTGATGTTGCTGCATATTCGATACAGCAAAATTACGCACTTTGCCGCTTTCTTGTAAGCAGCTAAATATTTGCGCTATTTCGTCTACTTCCATAAGCGGATCTGGACGGTGTAGCATAAGTACATCGAGGTAATCTGTGTTTAAACGCTTTAGCGAGCCTTCAACTGACTCCTCAATCCATTTTGCTGAGAAGTCATAACGCTTAGGTCCTTGCTCGTCTTCAAAGCGAATACCGCACTTAGATTGAATATACATTTTTTCTCTAAGCTCTGGGCGCTCACTTAATGCTTTACCAAAAACCTGCTCTGCTTTACCAAAGGTATAAATGTCAGCATGGTCAAAAAAGTTAATTCCGCCTTCAAAGGCATTATCTATACATTCATGAGTTTGTTTTAGGTGTGCACTAGTAATTGCATCTTTGTTCCAACCACCGCCTAAACCCATGCAACCAAATACAAGTTTACTAACATGAGGTAAGTGTTTTGCTAAAGGTGTGTGAAGCATGATAACCGTCCTTAAAGTTTAGAAGAGTCATCACTGTAAACAAAAACGCTGTATCTATCTACAAATTAGGCACAAAAAAAGCGCAGTAAACTGCGCCTAATGGTTGGTTTAATTTTAAAACGAGAGCTTAGCCAACAAGTGCTAGCAATATACCAGCAGCTACTGCGCTACCTAAAACACCGGCTACGTTTGGCCCCATTGCGTGCATAAGTAGAAAGTTATGTGGGTTATTTTCAAGCCCTACTTTATTAACTACTCGAGCAGCCATTGGTACAGCCGACACTCCCGCTGCGCCAATTAATGGATTAATAGGGGTTTTAGAAATTTTATTTAAGCCTTTTGCCATAAATACGCCCGAAGCTGTACCAATTGCAAAAGCCAATGCACCAAGTACTAAAATACCAATAGTCTCAACTGTTAAAAACTTATCTGCTGCTAGTTTTGAGCCAACAGCTAAGCCTAAAAATATAGTGGTTATATTGATGATTTCGTTTTGAGCGCTATTACTTAATCTATCTACAACACCCGACTCACGCATTAAGTTACCTAAACAAAACATACCAACAAGCGGTATAGCCGCAGGTAAAAACATCGCAGTTAAGCTAAGCACCATTAGAGGAAATACAATTTTCTCTTTTTTAGATACTTTGCGCAGCTCAGGCATTTTAATTTGACGCTCTTGAGGTGTTGTTAGCGCACGCATAATTGGCGGTTGAATAATTGGTACAAGTGCCATGTAAGAGTATGCCGCTACAGCTATTGCACCAAGTAAATCTGGTGCAAGCTTCGAGGCTAAAAATATTGCTGTAGGGCCATCGGCACCACCAATAATGGCAATAGCTGAGGCATCTTGTAAGGTAAATTCAAAACCAGGCACATAGTTTAATAGTATTGCACCAAACAACGTTGCAAAAATACCAAACTGCGCAGCAGCACCAAGTAATAACATACGCGGATTAGCAATTAGCGCACTAAAGTCTGTTAATGCCCCCACGCCCATAAAGATTAATAACGGGAATATTCCCGTATCAATACCAACGTAATAAACGTAGTAAAGTAAACCACCGGGATCTGACAAACCCGCCACAGGAATATTAGTAAGTATTGCGCCAAAGCCAATAGGCAGTAGTAACAGTGGCTCAAAGTTTTTAGCAATTGCTAAAAACAATAATAAGCACCCTACTGCAATCATTACCAAACCAGGAAACGTAAAGTTAGCAATACCTGTAGCATGCCAAAGGTTTAAAAGTGCTTCCATTTAAACTCTCCCTTAAGCTAACGCTATAATTGCGTCGCCTGTTGTTACCGAGTCACCCTCAGAAACAAGCACTTCAGCTATAGTACCGGTATGCATTGCACGTACTTCGGTTTCCATTTTCATGGCTTCCATAATTACAACTACATCACCTTCGTTAACTACTTGGCCCGCTTTTACTTTTACTTTAAAAATATTACCGGCTAATGGTGCATTCAAAGTTTCGCCAGAAGCAACCGATGCAGACTGAGGTAAATGCTCAGAGTCTTTAAGGGTTACTTCTTTAAGCTCTCCGCCTTGCGCTACAACTACATCATAAACTTTACCATCTACCTTAACGCTGTATTGCTCTGCTTTTACGCTATTTTTACCTGCTGGTTTTGCAGCCGGTTTATTCGCTTCATCGTCAGCACTTGGTACTGCTTCAAACGCATCTGGGTTATTACGGTTTTTAATAAATTTAAGGCCAACTTGTGGGAATAACGCATAAGTTAGTACATCGTCTATTTGATCATCACAAAGCGTTAAGCCTTGCTCTTTTGCCTCTTTAAGTAACTCAGCTTCAAGCGTTGCAAGTTCTGGCTGTATCTTATCAGCAGGACGACATGTAATAACTTCGCTACCATCAAGCACTCGCTCTTGCAGCTCTTTGTTCATAGGTGCTGGCGTTAAGCCATACTCACCTTTTAGTACACCGGCAGTTTCTTTGGTAATTGTTTTGTAACGCTCGCCAGTAAGCACATTAAGTACAGCTTGTGTACCTACAATTTGCGATGTTGGTGTTACAAGTGGAATAAAGCCTAAGTCTTCACGTACACGTGGGATCTCAAGTAACACTTCATTTAGCTTATCGGCAGCGCCTTGCTCTTTAAGTTGGTTTTCCATGTTAGTTAACATGCCACCAGGTACTTGAGCTAATAAGATTCGTCCATCAACCCCTTTAAGGCTACCTTCAAACGCAGCGTATTTTTTACGTACGTCCCTAAAGTAAGCCGCTATCTCTTCAAGCTGATTTAAATCAAGCTCGGTATCGCGAGCAGTTCCTTCAACAATCGCTACAATAGTTTCTGTTGCAGAGTGACCATAAGTCATACTCATAGAAGAAATAGCGGTATCAAGCATATCAATACCTGCATCAATTGCTTTTTGATACGTTGCAGTACTTAGCCCCGTAGTAGCATGACACTGCATAGCAATAGGAACAGACACAGTTTCTTTAAGTGCTTTGATAAGCTCTTCTGCATCGTATGGCTTTAATAAACCCGCCATATCTTTAATACAAATTGAGTGACAACCCATATCTTCAAGCTGTTTTGCAAGAGTGAGCCACATATCAAGCGTATGGACTGGGCTTACTGTATACGAAATAGTACCTTGCGCATGCGCGCCAACTTTAACAGCCGCCTTAATTGCAGTTTCTAGGTTACGTACGTCGTTCATTGCATCAAAAATACGAAATACATCAACACCGTTTTTGTGTGCGCGCTCTACAAACTTTTCAACTACGTCATCAGCATAATGGCGGTAACCTAATAGGTTTTGGCCGCGTAATAGCATTTGCTGTTTAGTGTTTGGCATTGCCTTTTTAAGTGCACGAATACGCTCCCACGGATCTTCACCTAAATAACGAATACATGAATCAAATGTTGCGCCGCCCCATGATTCAATCGACCAATAACCTGCATCATCTAACTTGCTTGCAATAGGAAGCATGTCGTCTAAACGCATACGTGTTGCTAATAAAGACTGGTGAGCGTCGCGTAATACTAATTCTGTTAATTTTAATTTAGCCATGTGTGTGCCCCTTAGTTATTATTTGATTTGTACTGAGCAATGGCAGCACTAATAGCAGCGATGTGCTCACTAGGCACACCTTGAGATTTAAAAGACGGTGATTTAACTGGTGTTGTCACTTCTGGTTCACTAAAACGCGCAACCAAGTTAGACATAAGAACAACCGCACCAATTAATATCGACAAAAATACAAACACCCCAACCATACCGGTTAGCATTAAGCTACCTGCAGTTGTAAGTAGAGCACCTATATCCATTACTCTCCCCCTTAAAACCCACATCGAAATAAAAAATCGATTTATTTAAATAATTATTCACCGGATGATAACAAAACTAATAGCTTTGTCTACACCTTGTAAATTGGTAAAACCAATTAAAATAAAAATAACATATCACCCCCTTGGTTAACATAGCTAAAACAGCCATAAACACCGCTACGTATAGATGATAAAAATAATGGTTATAGGCAAAGGTTATATCCATAACTTTAACAATCCATAAATACCATTAAAAATAGCGCGTTACAGGTATAGTAATGTTAAAGCCAATTGATAAAATGTAAATTGGTCTTACCAAAAAATGTTAAACTTAGCTATCTATATATCTTGTTTACTAAAATTACATAGGTGTGAATAAGTTACATAACAAAGCGTAAAAATTACTAAGCCAATAGTCACCTATAATTATCAAAAAACAATTAAGCAATTGATAAATAACAATAAAATAAGCTGGCATGTAACTGGCATTAGTTATTTCGAACGATTTGATAAACCAAGGAGAAGACAATGTTACGCTGGACAATCACATTTTTAGTTATTGCTTTAATCGCTGCAGTGTTAGGTTTTGGTGGCATCGCAGGTGCCGCAGCTGGTATAGCAAAAATTATATTTTTTATCTTTTTAGTACTTTTAGTGATTTCATTAGTTTCAGGTGCGCTACGTGGCAAATCACCCAGGTAGATAAGGCATACGACTAACAAACACTAAATTAATTAATACTTACAAGGAATTACACTATGAACTCTACAACTTTAAAAGCAGCACTAATCGCAGTATTTGCAGGTTTTTTCATGATGGGTTGTGAAGACAACCACGCAGAAGAGGCTGGTGAGCGCATTGATGAAGCAGTAACTGACGTGCAAAACTCTGTTGAAGATGCATGTGAAAATGTAAAAGAAGGCGTTAACGCAGAAGAAACTAACTGTTAATTCTTCGCCTTTAGAAAAAAGCGGCTTACGAGCCGTTTTTTTGTGCCTGCAATAAAATCCTCACTTTAAAGCTGCTCATTTAGGGGCTTACTGTTAAAATGTCAAAAAATACGCTTTAAGTAAATACAATATGGCATTCACAACTACCTACACGCTTGATAAACCTTATTTTTACGAGTGCTTTGACGAGTCACTTCCTTATAGTAAACGCGCCAAACCCAAGTATTTTTTACTAGTACTACTTATTGCGCTTGGTTTATTTGGGATTTATGGATTGGACGATCATTACCTAGGTACATTTATGATCATGTTAGCCGTGCTGGAATGCGTAGCATTTTACTACCGCCGACCTTGGTGGGTTACTAGGCAAATGTTTAGCAGAGCATCAGGCTCCGAGGTTACGCTCACTTTTGATGATGAAGGGATTAAATCCTCTAATCATTACAAAAGCTACCAACTAGCATGGCAAGATATAACTGAGGTAGTAAATACACCAAACGGTTTGTTAATTAAAAATAAAAGCGGTATGCAATACATCTCAAAACAAATACTAAGCCCAGAAACACTCGATTTTATAAACAAAAAAGCCACTCAGTGAGTGGCTTTTTAACTAGCTGAGTAAATTACTCAACTACGTATACGTGTTGATTAAGCATTGCCCGGATTAGGGTTCGACTTCTCAGCTTGTATGCGCATGTAAATCTCTTCACGGTGCACAGATACGTCTTTAGGTGCATTAACACCAATTCGAACTTGATTTCCTTTAACACCTAGAACGGTAACTGTTACTTCGTCACCAATCATTAGGGTTTCACCTACTCTACGAGTTAGCATTAGCATTCTCTTGCTCCCATGTTCCAATAAAAATTATAAGATTCCGCTTAAACATATTAATGAAAAATCGATTGAAAAGTAAGTAAAAACTCCCAAACTACTCATTTTCCGTTAAAAATGTTTTATGTAATGCACGAACAGCCAACTCTAGGTACTTTTCATCTATTAAAACTGAAATTTTAATCTCTGACGTAGAGACTAAAACCACGTTAATATTTTCCTGCGCTAATGCATCAAAAAATAAACTAGCTACACCAGAATGCGATTTCATACCCATTCCAACAGCAGACACTTTAGCCACTGTGGTTAATCCGCTAATATTATCAGCGCTTAATTGAGCTTGTTGCTCAGTAATTAATTCAAGCGCTTGCAGATAGTCATTCGAGTGCACAGTAAAAGCATAGTCTATTTTTTCAAAGTTATGATTATCTTGATTAATCATATCTATTTCGACGCCATTATCGGCAAAAAGTTTCAAAATTTTTGCAAGGTACTGAGTGCTGCTTGGCATACCTTGTACCTTAATTAAACATTCGTCGCGATTAAACGCAATACCCGAAACAACCTTACTTGGCATATCGCTTTCCTCAAAGCTAATTAATGTGCCTTCATCAGGGTTAAAGCTTGAAAGCACCCTAAGCGGAACATTGTGTTTACCTGCCGCCTCAACAGAGCGAATGTGCAATACTTTAGCGCCTAAACTGGCCATCTCTAGCATTTCAGCAAAGGTTACTTGGCTCATTCGCCGTGCATTAGGTTCAACACGAGGATTTGTAGTATATACGCCATCAACGTCTGTATAGATCTGGCATTCATCGGCTTTTATTGCGCCGGCAATTTCTACTGCTGAGGTATCTGTGCCACCACGGCCAAGCGTTGTAATATTGCCTTCTACATCACGCCCCTGAAAACCCGCAATAATAGCAATGCGGTTATGTTCAAGCTCATGCTTTAAACGCGTAGCAGCAATGTCCTCAATTCGGGCTTTGCCAAACATGTTGTCGGTTTGAATATTAACTTGATCAGCAAGTAGGCTTACGGCCGAATGGCCACGCTTTATAATAGCCATAGCTAGAAGCGATACAGACACCTGCTCTCCGGTGCTAATTAATACATCTAGTTCACGGCTACTCGGGCGAGTATCAATTTGTTTGGCGAGATTAATTAAGCGGTTGGTTTCTCCCGACATAGCCGAGAGCACCACAACCACTTGATGTCCTTGTTGCCTAGTTTTAACAACAAGGTCGGCGACCGCCTCTATTCGCTCTACTGAGCCAACTGAAGTGCCGCCATATTTTTGGACAATAAGTGCCACGTAATCTTAAACTTTCTCGGTTACCCAAGCTGTTACGCTATCAAGCGCTACGTTTAAGTTTTCAGGCTGAGAACCACCCGCTTGAGCCATATCAGGACGGCCGCCGCCTTTACCGCCGACTTGAGAAGCCATGTGGTTTACAAGCTCACCGGCTTTAACTTTACCTGTTAAGTCTTTAGTTACACCGGCAATTAGGCTTACTTTGTCGCCACTGGCAACACCGAGGGCAATAACACCTGAGCCAATCTTGTTTTTAAGGTCGTCAACCATACCGCGAAGCGCTTTAGACTCAGTACCTTCAACGTTTGCAACTAATAGCTTAACGCCATTAATTTCTACTATCGAATCAAGTAAAGACGCACCTGCAGCACTTGCTAGCTTGTCGTTAAGCTGAGCAATTTGCTTTTCAAGGCCTTTAGACTTTTCAAGAAGCGCTGTTACTTTTTCAAGTACTGATGCGCTATCGCCTTTAACAAGCGCTGCAACATCGTTAAGCTGTTGCTCTTGCTCGCTTACATACGCTACGGCATCTGCGCCAGTTACTGCTTCTATACGGCGAACGCCTGCAGCAATACCGCTTTCAGATACAATTTTGAATAAACCAATATCACCAGCTCGCTCAACGTGTGTACCACCACAAAGCTCAATTGAGTAATCACCAATAGTTACTACACGTACTTCGTCGTCGTACTTTTCGCCAAACAACGCCATAGCACCTTTCGCTTTAGCATCATCAATTGCCATAAGTTCAGTGTTAAGTGCAAAGTTACGACGAATTTCGTCATTAACTACACGCTCGATTTCACGTAACTCATCTTTTGTAACAGCTTCAAAGTGCGAGAAATCAAAACGTAAACGGTCAGCTTGAACTAGCGAGCCTTTTTGGCCTACATGTTCACCTAACAACTGACGAAGCGCTTCATGTAAAATATGCGTAGCTGTGTGGTTTTTCTTGATGCTATCACGACGTGCGTCATCAATAGTGGCATCTACTTTATCGTTAACACCAATACGCCCTTGTACTGTACCGTGGTGCGCAAATGCATTACCAAGTTTAGTGGTGTTAGTAACATTAAACTCGCCACCAGCAACGCTAATAGTACCAGTATCGCCAGTTTGACCGCCCGATTCTGCGTAAAACGGTGTGCGGTCTAGTATTACAATGCCTTCTTGGCCATCTTCTAATAACTGAACGGCTTCGCCACCGGCAAAAATTTCTACCACTGTCGCGCTATGGTGCGTGCTGTCGTAGCCCTTAAACTCAGTTAGTTTTTCTGATTTTAATTGCTCGTTGTAATCTGCACCAAATTTACCTGCTTGCTGTGCAGTTTTACGCTGTACAGCCATGCATTCTTCAAAGCCTTTATGATCGATCGTCATTTGGCGTTCACGTGCAACATCGGCGGTTAAATCGGCAGGGAAACCATACGTGTCGTAAAGTTTAAATACTAAATCACCTGGGATCACATCGCCTTTAAGGTCACTTAAGCTTTCTTCTAAAATAGCTAAGCCACGTTCAAGTGTTTTACCAAATTGCTCTTCTTCAATGCGTAATACTTTTTCAATAATTTCTTGCTGCTTAGCAAGCTCTGGGTACGCTTGACCCATTTGCTCAATAAGTGCAGCAACTAATTTAAAGAAAAACGCGCCTTGTGCACCTAACTTATTACCATGGCGAACCGCACGGCGAATAATACGACGAAGTACGTAACCACGGCCTTCGTTAGATGGCATAACACCGTCTGAGATTAAAAACGCACATGAGCGAATATGATCTGCTACTACGCGAAGTGACTTATCGTCCATATCTTGCGCGTTAGTTACGCTTGCAGCTGCTGCAATTAAGCCTTGGAACAAATCGATTTCATAGTTTGAATGCACGCCCTGCAAAATAGCAGAAATACGCTCAAGGCCCATGCCTGTATCAACAGATTGCTTAGGTAATGGCAGCATAGTACCGTCGCTTTGACGGTTGTACTGCATAAATACGAGGTTCCAAATTTCAATAAAGCGGTCGCCGTCTTCCTCTGGAGTGCCTGGAGGTCCACCCCAAATGTGCTCACCGTGATCGTAAAATATTTCAGAACACGGACCACACGGGCCTGTATCACCCATAGACCAAAAGTTGTCTGAGGTAGCAATACGAATAATGCGATCTTCACTTAAGCCAATATCTTTTGACCAGTACTCAAATGCTTCTTCATCGTCGTGATAAATAGTAACAAGTAGTTTTTCTTGAGGTAATTTAACAACCTCAGTTAAAAACTCCCACGCAAACTTAATTGCTTCTTGCTTGAAGTAATCACCAAAGCTGAAGTTACCTAACATTTCAAAAAATGTATGGTGGCGCGCCGTGTAACCAACGTTTTCTAAATCGTTATGTTTACCACCGGCACGTACACAACGCTGCGAGCTTGTCGCACGTGTATATGGGCGTGATTCCGCGCCTAAAAATACATCTTTAAACTGCACCATACCGGCGTTGTTAAATAACAACGTGGCATCGTTACCCGGAATAAGCGAGCTTGAAGGTACAACTTGGTGTTGTTTGCTGGCAAAAAAGTCTAAAAACTGTTGCCTAATTTGTGCGGTAGTCATGTGCTGCATTTGAAAGTCTCACCTGTATTTACTGTGCTTGCATTGCAAAATTAATTTCATCGTAGCTAAACCCTCGATACATTAAGTAGCGCACGCGCTTAGCTTTGTCTTTGTAATCGAGATTTGGCGGTGTATCCGAATATTTTTTGTTGTACGCGTCCTGCGCCAGCTCAAACCAATCTATTTCAAGCTCTTCAACTACTCTTTCAAGTAGCGAACGGTCAATCCCTTTGCCCATGGCTTCGCTTTGAATACGCTTAAGCCCGTGGCATTTAAATATGTGTTTTCTTACAAAGCCTTCACAGTATCGCTGCTCATTAATAAAATTGTGCTCTTCGCACCAATTAAGCAGGTTTTCGATAAACTCGTCTGTGGCTTCTTTTTGCCGTAGTTTTTGCGTTAACTCACGGCGCGAATACTCTTGGCGCCCTAGTAACCAAAGTACATAATTTTTTAGCTTTTGCTTTAACTTATCATCCATTAAGCG harbors:
- a CDS encoding aldo/keto reductase; translation: MLHTPLAKHLPHVSKLVFGCMGLGGGWNKDAITSAHLKQTHECIDNAFEGGINFFDHADIYTFGKAEQVFGKALSERPELREKMYIQSKCGIRFEDEQGPKRYDFSAKWIEESVEGSLKRLNTDYLDVLMLHRPDPLMEVDEIAQIFSCLQESGKVRNFAVSNMQQHQMNFLQHALDMPIVANQIEASLQKHQFVDEGVYAGNADGKDLNFTPGSVEYCRHFDIQIQSWGSLCQGLYTGSDLSNASQADINTSILVNKLAALYETSPEAIVLAWLLRHPASIQPIIGTTNAKRIAASCDAVNVELSREHWYALYVSAKGHELP
- a CDS encoding peptidoglycan DD-metalloendopeptidase family protein, which gives rise to MVHVVRTLPKKHKLLILGLVSAIVGLAFLPSEKATASKDNSANALEIGKRYELQVKVDGNEKLTELNSEQAAEKLPEYDFVDHKVKNGDNLAIIFKRAGFSAQTLHKLINTNAETRKLTKIHPGEVLSFATSEDGSLAQLRYVISKTDTLFVTLNDEGNYDTAIDSKEIETLTKTAGGEISNNFWTSAIAAGLSERQIMNFADIFGWDVDFANDIRKNDQFGLIYESHYVDGEFIGTGKIIAAEFINQGQRFAAIRHTDGNFYTPEGRSMKKAFLRAPVNFKYISSSFNPKRLHPVTGQVRAHRGIDYAARTGTPVVASGNGKVIKAGYSKYNGNYVFISHGTQYVTKYLHLNKKLVKTGQKVKQGDKIGTVGSTGRVTGAHLHYEFLVNGVHRNPKTVKLPKSEPLPRSELAKFKPIADNFIAQLERNRELQLALK
- the oadA gene encoding sodium-extruding oxaloacetate decarboxylase subunit alpha, whose protein sequence is MAKLKLTELVLRDAHQSLLATRMRLDDMLPIASKLDDAGYWSIESWGGATFDSCIRYLGEDPWERIRALKKAMPNTKQQMLLRGQNLLGYRHYADDVVEKFVERAHKNGVDVFRIFDAMNDVRNLETAIKAAVKVGAHAQGTISYTVSPVHTLDMWLTLAKQLEDMGCHSICIKDMAGLLKPYDAEELIKALKETVSVPIAMQCHATTGLSTATYQKAIDAGIDMLDTAISSMSMTYGHSATETIVAIVEGTARDTELDLNQLEEIAAYFRDVRKKYAAFEGSLKGVDGRILLAQVPGGMLTNMENQLKEQGAADKLNEVLLEIPRVREDLGFIPLVTPTSQIVGTQAVLNVLTGERYKTITKETAGVLKGEYGLTPAPMNKELQERVLDGSEVITCRPADKIQPELATLEAELLKEAKEQGLTLCDDQIDDVLTYALFPQVGLKFIKNRNNPDAFEAVPSADDEANKPAAKPAGKNSVKAEQYSVKVDGKVYDVVVAQGGELKEVTLKDSEHLPQSASVASGETLNAPLAGNIFKVKVKAGQVVNEGDVVVIMEAMKMETEVRAMHTGTIAEVLVSEGDSVTTGDAIIALA
- a CDS encoding DUF1328 domain-containing protein; the encoded protein is MLRWTITFLVIALIAAVLGFGGIAGAAAGIAKIIFFIFLVLLVISLVSGALRGKSPR
- a CDS encoding OadG family protein, translating into MDIGALLTTAGSLMLTGMVGVFVFLSILIGAVVLMSNLVARFSEPEVTTPVKSPSFKSQGVPSEHIAAISAAIAQYKSNNN
- a CDS encoding sodium ion-translocating decarboxylase subunit beta; the protein is MEALLNLWHATGIANFTFPGLVMIAVGCLLLFLAIAKNFEPLLLLPIGFGAILTNIPVAGLSDPGGLLYYVYYVGIDTGIFPLLIFMGVGALTDFSALIANPRMLLLGAAAQFGIFATLFGAILLNYVPGFEFTLQDASAIAIIGGADGPTAIFLASKLAPDLLGAIAVAAYSYMALVPIIQPPIMRALTTPQERQIKMPELRKVSKKEKIVFPLMVLSLTAMFLPAAIPLVGMFCLGNLMRESGVVDRLSNSAQNEIINITTIFLGLAVGSKLAADKFLTVETIGILVLGALAFAIGTASGVFMAKGLNKISKTPINPLIGAAGVSAVPMAARVVNKVGLENNPHNFLLMHAMGPNVAGVLGSAVAAGILLALVG
- a CDS encoding YcxB family protein — encoded protein: MAFTTTYTLDKPYFYECFDESLPYSKRAKPKYFLLVLLIALGLFGIYGLDDHYLGTFMIMLAVLECVAFYYRRPWWVTRQMFSRASGSEVTLTFDDEGIKSSNHYKSYQLAWQDITEVVNTPNGLLIKNKSGMQYISKQILSPETLDFINKKATQ
- a CDS encoding aspartate kinase, which gives rise to MALIVQKYGGTSVGSVERIEAVADLVVKTRQQGHQVVVVLSAMSGETNRLINLAKQIDTRPSSRELDVLISTGEQVSVSLLAMAIIKRGHSAVSLLADQVNIQTDNMFGKARIEDIAATRLKHELEHNRIAIIAGFQGRDVEGNITTLGRGGTDTSAVEIAGAIKADECQIYTDVDGVYTTNPRVEPNARRMSQVTFAEMLEMASLGAKVLHIRSVEAAGKHNVPLRVLSSFNPDEGTLISFEESDMPSKVVSGIAFNRDECLIKVQGMPSSTQYLAKILKLFADNGVEIDMINQDNHNFEKIDYAFTVHSNDYLQALELITEQQAQLSADNISGLTTVAKVSAVGMGMKSHSGVASLFFDALAQENINVVLVSTSEIKISVLIDEKYLELAVRALHKTFLTENE
- the csrA gene encoding carbon storage regulator CsrA produces the protein MLMLTRRVGETLMIGDEVTVTVLGVKGNQVRIGVNAPKDVSVHREEIYMRIQAEKSNPNPGNA